In Streptomyces sp. 840.1, one DNA window encodes the following:
- a CDS encoding lysine N(6)-hydroxylase/L-ornithine N(5)-oxygenase family protein, translated as MTARPPRPDRPTPETDQPHDLVGIGIGPFNLSLAALAHGIPGNPRPLAATFYEQRPAFHWHPGLLIDGASLQVPFLADLVTLADPTSPWTFLNYLRTRDRLFPFYFAERFHIQRAEYDAYCRWVTEQLPGLHFGHQVDAIRWNPERAFFEVDFTQLDARGEAEALGRAHTRNIALGVGTEPHIPEPLKPLAEAGSVPVIHSADYLHHRERLLAAEHITVIGSGQSGAEIFLDLLRARPAGHEKLHWLARTPAFAPMEYSKLGLEHFTPDYTRYFHALPEPVRDELVPDQWQLHKGIDHDTITAIHEELYRRTLHGGWPDATLTPGVHVRTAGRVATTRVELHLEHTQQGTRSRLTTDAVVLATGYRERPLDQMLDGLRTHLRRDSSGRPRIDEQFRLDLDPAITGNIYVQNAERHTHGVGAPDLGLAAWRSATILNNLTGTTAYHLPQRTAFTTFGLTPHTSNIPTQAPTLTPLVQSN; from the coding sequence ATGACAGCCCGGCCACCCCGACCCGACCGGCCCACCCCCGAGACCGATCAGCCCCACGACCTCGTCGGCATCGGCATCGGCCCCTTCAACCTCTCCCTCGCCGCCCTCGCCCACGGCATCCCCGGCAACCCCCGCCCCCTCGCCGCCACCTTCTACGAACAACGCCCCGCCTTCCACTGGCACCCCGGCCTCCTCATCGACGGCGCCAGCCTCCAAGTCCCCTTCCTCGCCGACCTCGTCACCCTCGCCGACCCCACCAGCCCCTGGACCTTCCTCAACTACCTACGCACCCGCGACCGCCTCTTCCCCTTCTACTTCGCGGAGCGCTTCCACATCCAACGCGCCGAATACGACGCCTACTGCCGCTGGGTCACCGAACAGCTCCCCGGCCTCCACTTCGGCCACCAGGTCGACGCCATCCGCTGGAACCCCGAACGCGCCTTCTTCGAAGTCGACTTCACCCAGCTCGACGCCCGCGGCGAAGCCGAGGCACTCGGCCGCGCCCACACCCGCAACATCGCCCTCGGCGTCGGCACCGAACCCCACATCCCCGAACCCCTCAAACCCCTCGCGGAAGCCGGATCCGTCCCCGTCATCCACTCCGCCGACTACCTCCACCACCGCGAACGACTCCTCGCCGCCGAACACATCACGGTCATCGGCTCCGGCCAGTCCGGCGCCGAGATCTTCCTCGACCTACTGCGCGCCCGCCCCGCCGGCCACGAAAAACTCCACTGGCTCGCCCGCACCCCCGCCTTCGCACCCATGGAGTACTCCAAACTCGGCCTCGAACACTTCACCCCCGACTACACCCGCTACTTCCACGCACTCCCCGAACCCGTCCGCGACGAGCTCGTCCCCGACCAGTGGCAGCTCCACAAGGGCATCGACCACGACACCATCACCGCCATCCACGAGGAGCTCTACCGCCGCACCCTCCACGGCGGCTGGCCCGACGCCACCCTCACCCCAGGCGTCCACGTACGCACCGCGGGGCGCGTCGCCACCACCCGCGTCGAACTCCACCTCGAACACACCCAGCAAGGCACCCGCTCCCGCCTCACCACCGACGCCGTCGTCCTCGCCACCGGCTACCGCGAACGCCCCCTCGACCAGATGCTCGACGGCCTCCGCACCCACCTGCGCCGCGACAGCTCCGGCCGCCCCCGCATCGACGAGCAGTTCCGCCTCGACCTCGACCCCGCCATCACCGGCAACATCTACGTACAGAACGCCGAACGCCACACCCACGGCGTCGGCGCCCCCGACCTCGGCCTCGCCGCCTGGCGCAGCGCCACCATCCTCAACAACCTCACCGGCACCACCGCCTACCACCTGCCGCAACGCACCGCCTTCACCACGTTCGGCCTCACCCCCCACACGTCGAACATCCCCACCCAGGCCCCCACCCTCACCCCCCTCGTCCAGAGCAACTGA
- a CDS encoding bifunctional UDP-sugar hydrolase/5'-nucleotidase — MPLNRRTFLGTSAAAGAGAAIVGGAAVPAGAHGRGHGHGHDHGRPQKRYSFTVMGTTDLHGNVFNWDYFTDKEFDDKDHNDVGLAKISTLVEQVRREKGRHNTLMIDAGDTIQGTQLSYYYAKIDPITAKRGPVHPMAQAMNVIGYDAAALGNHEFNYGIPVLRKFEEQCDFPLLGANALDAKTLKPAFAPYVIKKLRTPHGRDVKVAILGLTNPGIAIWDKVNVGGKMVFPGLEEQAAKFVPRLRSMGADVVIVSAHSGNSGTSSYGDQIPYVENAAGLVAEQVPGIDAILVGHAHLEIPEYFVENKETGKKVVLSEPLKWGQRLTLFDFDLVWEKGRWVVEKAGSQVLNSNTAVEDRRITRLLADEHKKVVAYVNQVIGTSTAAMTTAEAAWKDEPIIDLINVVQAETVKAALAGGEYAALPVLSQASCFSRTAQIPAGDVTIKDAAGLYPFENTLEARLVTGAQIKDYLEFSARYYVQTAAGAPVDTAKLTNADNTPDYNYDAVSGLTYDIDIAKPNGSRIVGLSFEGKAIDPAAQFVLAVNNYRASGGGNFPHVPAAKQLWANSEEIRNTIIAWVQAKGSVDGAQFASVDWRLTRDGTPVF, encoded by the coding sequence ATGCCGCTGAACCGAAGGACGTTCCTGGGTACGTCGGCCGCGGCCGGCGCCGGTGCCGCGATCGTGGGCGGTGCCGCGGTTCCGGCCGGGGCACACGGTCGCGGGCATGGGCACGGGCACGACCACGGGCGTCCGCAGAAGCGGTACTCGTTCACCGTGATGGGTACGACGGATCTGCACGGCAATGTCTTCAACTGGGACTACTTCACGGACAAGGAGTTCGACGACAAGGATCACAACGACGTCGGTCTGGCGAAGATCTCGACGCTGGTGGAGCAGGTGCGCCGGGAGAAGGGCCGCCACAACACCCTGATGATCGATGCGGGTGACACGATCCAGGGGACGCAGCTGTCGTACTACTACGCGAAGATCGATCCGATCACGGCCAAGCGCGGTCCGGTGCATCCGATGGCGCAGGCGATGAACGTGATCGGCTACGACGCGGCGGCGCTGGGCAACCACGAGTTCAACTACGGGATTCCGGTGCTGCGCAAGTTCGAGGAGCAGTGTGATTTCCCGCTGCTGGGTGCGAACGCGCTGGACGCGAAGACGCTGAAGCCGGCGTTCGCGCCGTATGTGATCAAGAAGCTGCGGACGCCGCACGGCCGGGATGTGAAGGTGGCGATCCTGGGGCTGACGAATCCGGGTATCGCGATCTGGGACAAGGTGAACGTCGGCGGCAAGATGGTGTTCCCGGGTCTTGAGGAGCAGGCGGCGAAGTTCGTGCCGCGGCTTCGGTCGATGGGTGCGGATGTGGTGATCGTGTCGGCGCACTCGGGGAACAGCGGGACGTCGTCGTACGGGGATCAGATTCCGTACGTGGAGAACGCGGCGGGTCTGGTGGCGGAGCAGGTGCCGGGGATCGACGCGATCCTGGTGGGCCACGCGCATCTGGAGATCCCCGAGTACTTCGTGGAGAACAAGGAGACCGGCAAGAAGGTCGTTCTTTCGGAGCCGCTGAAGTGGGGGCAGCGGCTGACGCTGTTCGACTTCGACCTGGTGTGGGAGAAGGGTCGCTGGGTGGTCGAGAAGGCCGGTTCGCAGGTGCTGAACTCCAACACGGCGGTGGAGGACCGGCGGATCACGCGGCTGCTGGCGGACGAGCACAAGAAGGTTGTGGCGTACGTCAACCAGGTGATCGGTACGTCGACGGCGGCGATGACCACGGCGGAGGCGGCGTGGAAGGACGAGCCGATCATCGACCTGATCAATGTGGTGCAGGCGGAGACGGTGAAGGCGGCGCTGGCGGGTGGCGAGTACGCGGCGCTTCCGGTGCTGTCGCAGGCGTCGTGCTTCTCGCGTACGGCGCAGATCCCGGCCGGTGATGTGACGATCAAGGACGCGGCGGGTCTGTATCCGTTCGAGAACACGCTTGAGGCGCGGTTGGTGACGGGTGCGCAGATCAAGGACTATCTGGAGTTCTCGGCGCGGTACTACGTGCAGACGGCGGCCGGTGCTCCGGTGGACACGGCGAAGCTGACGAACGCGGACAACACTCCGGATTACAACTATGACGCGGTGTCGGGTCTGACGTATGACATCGACATCGCGAAGCCGAACGGTTCGCGGATTGTCGGTCTCTCGTTCGAGGGCAAGGCGATTGATCCGGCGGCGCAGTTCGTGCTGGCGGTGAACAACTACCGGGCCAGTGGTGGGGGCAACTTCCCGCATGTGCCGGCCGCGAAGCAGTTGTGGGCCAATTCGGAGGAGATCCGGAACACGATCATCGCGTGGGTGCAGGCGAAGGGTTCGGTGGACGGTGCGCAGTTCGCTTCGGTGGACTGGCGGCTGACGCGGGACGGTACGCCGGTGTTCTGA
- a CDS encoding SIMPL domain-containing protein — MTDTPYSYGTPDHPRLAVRGEARLEFDPETARVGITVSARGRDRRAALDDLTQRNTTVLELARTYGPAVEKLETGAFSITPELTQRGRDEKIRAYHGRVHITAVLNDFTALGEFTTRIADLDMTRIDGPWWNLRPDSPAHGEARRQAVREAVKRAREYADAVGAGLAALVELADLGAENTAPPMPAAPGGYGFTRGYGGAPAEAAPALDLEPQRQTVYAQVNARFIMTPPNL; from the coding sequence ATGACCGACACCCCGTACTCCTACGGCACCCCCGACCACCCCCGCCTCGCCGTCCGAGGCGAAGCCCGCCTCGAATTCGACCCCGAGACCGCGCGCGTCGGCATCACCGTCAGCGCCCGCGGCCGCGACCGCCGCGCCGCCCTCGACGACCTCACCCAGCGCAACACCACCGTCCTCGAACTCGCCCGCACCTACGGGCCGGCCGTCGAGAAACTCGAAACCGGCGCCTTCTCCATCACCCCCGAACTCACCCAACGCGGCCGCGACGAGAAGATCCGCGCCTACCACGGACGCGTGCACATCACGGCCGTACTCAATGACTTCACCGCACTCGGTGAATTCACCACCCGCATCGCGGACCTCGACATGACCCGCATCGACGGCCCCTGGTGGAACCTGCGCCCCGACTCGCCCGCCCACGGCGAAGCCCGCCGCCAAGCCGTACGCGAAGCCGTCAAGCGCGCCCGCGAGTACGCCGACGCCGTCGGCGCCGGACTCGCGGCCCTCGTCGAACTCGCCGACCTCGGCGCCGAGAACACCGCCCCACCCATGCCGGCCGCTCCCGGCGGTTACGGCTTCACCCGCGGATACGGCGGCGCCCCCGCCGAAGCCGCCCCCGCACTCGACCTCGAACCACAACGCCAGACGGTCTACGCACAGGTGAACGCCCGCTTCATCATGACCCCGCCGAACCTCTGA
- the pyk gene encoding pyruvate kinase — MRRAKIVCTLGPATDTYDQIKALVAAGMDIARLNLSHGTYAEHEERYHRVRKASDEAGRSVGILADLQGPKIRLGRFREGPVLLERGDDFTITVEPMEGDRHTCGTTYDGLNTDVAPGERILIDDGRVTLEVTAVDGPRVHTTVIEGGMVSDHKGLNLPGVAVSVPALSEKDIDDLRWALRTGADIIALSFVRSGRDIEPVHRIMDEEGRRLPVIAKVEKPQAVENIDDIVAAFDGIMVARGDLGVEMPLEQVPIVQKRAIKLAKRNAKPVIVATQMLDSMIDNSRPTRAEASDVANAVIDGTDAVMLSGETSVGKYPIETVRTMSRIVEAAEEDILAKGLPPLTDRNKPRTQGGAVARAAAEMGDFLGAKFLVAFTQSGDTVKRLSRYRSPIPLLAFTPDPATRSQLNLTWGVETFLGPHVESTDAMVAQVDEELLKIGRCRKGDVVVITAGSPPGVAGSTNLVRVHHIGEDDSPK; from the coding sequence ATGCGCCGAGCAAAAATCGTTTGCACCCTAGGACCCGCCACCGACACATATGACCAGATCAAGGCCCTGGTCGCTGCGGGAATGGACATCGCCCGTCTCAACCTCAGCCACGGCACCTACGCCGAACACGAAGAGCGATACCACCGAGTACGCAAAGCATCCGACGAAGCCGGACGCAGCGTCGGAATCCTCGCGGACCTTCAAGGCCCGAAGATCCGCCTGGGACGCTTCCGTGAAGGCCCCGTACTCCTTGAACGCGGCGACGACTTCACCATCACCGTCGAGCCCATGGAGGGCGACCGCCACACCTGCGGCACCACCTACGACGGCCTCAACACCGACGTCGCTCCCGGCGAGCGCATCCTCATCGACGACGGCCGGGTCACCCTCGAAGTGACCGCCGTCGACGGCCCCCGCGTCCACACCACCGTCATCGAAGGAGGCATGGTCTCCGACCACAAGGGACTCAACCTCCCCGGAGTCGCCGTCTCCGTCCCCGCCCTCTCCGAGAAGGACATCGACGACCTCCGCTGGGCCCTGCGCACCGGCGCGGACATCATCGCCCTCTCCTTCGTGCGCAGCGGACGCGACATCGAACCCGTCCACCGCATCATGGACGAGGAAGGCCGGCGCCTGCCCGTCATCGCCAAGGTCGAGAAGCCCCAGGCCGTCGAGAACATCGACGACATCGTCGCCGCCTTCGACGGCATCATGGTCGCCCGCGGCGACCTCGGCGTCGAAATGCCGCTGGAGCAGGTGCCGATCGTCCAGAAGCGCGCGATCAAGCTCGCCAAGCGCAACGCCAAGCCGGTCATCGTCGCCACCCAGATGCTCGACTCGATGATCGACAACTCCCGCCCCACCCGCGCCGAGGCCTCCGACGTCGCCAACGCCGTCATCGACGGCACGGACGCCGTCATGCTCTCCGGCGAGACCAGCGTCGGCAAATACCCCATCGAGACGGTCCGCACGATGTCCCGCATCGTCGAAGCCGCCGAGGAGGACATTCTCGCCAAGGGCCTCCCGCCGCTCACCGACCGCAACAAGCCCCGCACCCAGGGCGGCGCGGTCGCCCGCGCGGCGGCGGAGATGGGTGACTTCCTCGGCGCGAAGTTCCTGGTGGCCTTCACCCAGAGCGGCGACACGGTCAAGCGCCTCTCCCGCTACCGCTCGCCCATCCCGCTCCTGGCCTTCACCCCGGACCCGGCCACCCGCTCCCAGCTGAACCTGACGTGGGGCGTGGAGACGTTCCTGGGCCCGCACGTGGAGTCGACGGACGCGATGGTCGCCCAGGTCGACGAGGAGCTGCTGAAGATCGGCCGCTGCCGGAAGGGCGACGTCGTGGTCATCACGGCCGGCTCGCCGCCCGGAGTCGCGGGCTCGACGAACCTGGTGCGGGTGCACCACATCGGCGAGGACGACAGCCCGAAGTAG
- a CDS encoding helix-turn-helix domain-containing protein has protein sequence MYDLDSRKQALALLDQGFSQNSVSKQTGISRAAIRSWLARIEPLGYDRGRECPRCGDTPRSPDAPAAYSYLLGLYLGDGCISATKRGVYSLRIACADAWPGLIQACVEAVQIARPANKVCLVSSPGCQYVTCSSKHWPCLFPQHGAGKKHDRRIALAAWQQDIVDEHPWDFIRGLIHSDGCRITNWTTRLVGGVQRRYEYPRYFFTNLSADILGLFTSTLDQVGVEWKHANRKNISVARRASVALMDAHVGPKY, from the coding sequence GTGTACGACCTCGACTCACGTAAGCAGGCGCTGGCTCTCCTCGATCAGGGCTTCAGTCAGAACTCCGTAAGCAAGCAGACCGGCATTTCCCGAGCTGCCATCCGTTCCTGGCTCGCACGAATAGAACCGCTTGGATACGACCGCGGCCGCGAATGCCCTCGATGCGGCGATACGCCCAGATCTCCCGACGCCCCAGCCGCATATTCGTACCTGCTCGGCCTCTACCTCGGCGACGGCTGTATCAGCGCGACCAAACGAGGCGTGTACAGCCTGCGCATCGCATGCGCAGACGCCTGGCCAGGCCTCATCCAAGCCTGCGTCGAAGCCGTACAGATCGCGCGACCGGCCAACAAAGTCTGTCTCGTGTCGAGTCCGGGATGTCAGTACGTCACATGCTCCAGCAAGCACTGGCCTTGCCTGTTTCCCCAGCACGGCGCCGGCAAGAAGCACGATCGCAGAATCGCTCTCGCCGCCTGGCAGCAGGACATCGTGGATGAACACCCGTGGGACTTCATCCGAGGCCTCATCCACTCGGACGGCTGCCGAATCACCAACTGGACCACACGCCTCGTCGGCGGCGTTCAACGACGCTACGAGTACCCCCGCTACTTCTTCACCAACCTGTCCGCCGACATTCTGGGCCTCTTCACCAGCACGCTCGACCAGGTCGGGGTCGAATGGAAGCACGCCAACAGGAAAAACATCTCCGTAGCCCGACGGGCGTCCGTCGCCCTCATGGACGCTCACGTCGGGCCGAAATACTGA
- a CDS encoding ANTAR domain-containing response regulator codes for MTTPESPQPVADDDKSHVPPLTTRVVIAEDEALIRLDLKEMLEEEGYSVVGEAGDGQQAVELAREHKPDLVILDVKMPVLDGISAAEKIAEESIAPVLMLTAFSQRDLVERARDAGAMAYLVKPFSKSDVVPAIEMAVSRFAELKALEGEVADLSQRLETRKLVDRAKSILQTDYGLSEPAAFRWIQKTSMDRRLSMQQLAEALIEDAEEKKKAAE; via the coding sequence GTGACCACCCCCGAGTCGCCCCAGCCCGTCGCCGACGACGACAAGTCGCACGTCCCGCCGCTGACGACCCGCGTCGTCATCGCCGAGGACGAGGCGCTCATCCGCCTGGACCTCAAAGAGATGCTGGAGGAAGAGGGGTACTCGGTCGTCGGTGAGGCCGGGGACGGGCAGCAGGCTGTCGAGCTCGCCCGGGAGCACAAGCCCGACCTGGTCATCCTCGATGTGAAGATGCCGGTCCTCGACGGGATCTCGGCGGCCGAGAAGATCGCCGAGGAGTCCATCGCGCCGGTCCTGATGCTCACCGCGTTCTCGCAGCGCGACCTCGTGGAGCGGGCCCGGGACGCCGGGGCGATGGCGTACCTGGTGAAGCCGTTCAGCAAGAGCGACGTGGTGCCGGCCATCGAGATGGCGGTGTCGCGGTTCGCGGAGCTGAAGGCGCTGGAGGGCGAGGTCGCGGACCTGTCGCAGCGGCTGGAGACCCGGAAGCTGGTGGACCGGGCGAAGAGCATCCTGCAGACGGACTACGGGCTGTCCGAGCCCGCCGCGTTCCGCTGGATCCAGAAGACGTCGATGGACCGGCGGCTGTCGATGCAGCAGCTCGCCGAGGCGTTGATCGAGGACGCCGAGGAGAAGAAGAAGGCCGCGGAGTAG
- a CDS encoding ABC transporter ATP-binding protein, with protein sequence MTALLEVEDLRVAYGKIEAVKGISFSVEAGQVVTLIGTNGAGKTTTLRTLSGLLKPLGGRILFEGKPLTGIPAHKIVALGLAHSPEGRHIFPRLTITENLQLGAYLRNDRAGIEKDIQRAYDLFPILGERRKQAAGTLSGGEQQMLAMGRALMCQPKLLMLDEPSMGLSPIMMQKIMETIVELKAQGTTILLVEQNAQAALSLADQGHVMEVGKIVLSGTGADLLHDESVRKAYLGED encoded by the coding sequence ATGACCGCACTGCTAGAGGTCGAGGACCTCCGCGTCGCCTACGGCAAGATCGAAGCCGTCAAGGGCATCTCCTTCAGCGTCGAGGCCGGCCAGGTCGTCACCCTGATCGGCACCAACGGTGCGGGCAAGACCACCACCCTGCGCACCCTCTCCGGACTGCTCAAGCCGCTCGGCGGCCGCATCCTGTTCGAGGGCAAGCCGCTGACGGGCATCCCCGCCCACAAGATCGTCGCCCTGGGCCTCGCCCACTCCCCCGAGGGCCGCCACATCTTCCCCCGGCTGACGATCACCGAGAACCTCCAGCTCGGCGCCTACCTCCGCAACGACAGGGCAGGCATCGAGAAGGACATCCAGCGCGCCTACGACCTCTTCCCCATCCTCGGGGAACGCCGCAAGCAGGCCGCCGGCACCCTCTCGGGCGGCGAGCAGCAGATGCTCGCCATGGGCAGGGCCCTGATGTGCCAGCCCAAGCTCCTGATGCTCGACGAACCCTCCATGGGCCTCTCCCCGATCATGATGCAGAAGATCATGGAGACCATCGTCGAGCTCAAGGCCCAGGGCACCACCATCCTGCTCGTCGAGCAGAACGCCCAGGCGGCGCTCTCGCTGGCCGACCAGGGCCACGTCATGGAGGTCGGCAAGATCGTCCTCTCCGGCACCGGCGCGGACCTCCTCCACGACGAGTCGGTCCGCAAGGCCTACCTCGGCGAGGACTGA
- a CDS encoding ABC transporter ATP-binding protein, producing MTTTTNTGTPVLDASGVTMRFGGLTAVHNVDLTVNAGEIVGLIGPNGAGKTTFFNCLTGLYVPTEGKVSYKGTVLPPKPHLVTQAGIARTFQNIRLFANMTVLENVLVGRHTRTKEGLWSALLRLPGFTRAENASRERAMELLEFIGLQDKADHLARNLPYGDQRKLEIARALASDPGLLLLDEPTAGMNPQETRVTEELIFAIRDQGIAVLVIEHDMRFIFNLCDRVTVLVQGEKLVEGTSDVVQSDERVVAAYLGTPFEGAPGAEELAEVEAAEAVATKTPAATTAPTTDTTSTEEEDTR from the coding sequence ATGACCACCACCACGAACACCGGCACCCCCGTGCTCGACGCCAGCGGCGTCACCATGCGGTTCGGCGGCCTCACCGCCGTCCACAACGTCGACCTCACCGTCAACGCGGGCGAGATCGTCGGCCTCATCGGCCCCAACGGCGCCGGGAAGACCACCTTCTTCAACTGCCTCACCGGCCTCTACGTCCCCACCGAGGGCAAGGTCAGCTACAAGGGCACCGTCCTGCCCCCCAAGCCCCACCTCGTCACCCAGGCAGGCATCGCCCGCACCTTCCAGAACATCCGGCTCTTCGCCAACATGACCGTCCTGGAGAACGTCCTCGTCGGACGCCACACCAGGACCAAGGAAGGCCTCTGGTCCGCCCTCCTGCGCCTCCCCGGATTCACCAGGGCCGAGAACGCCAGCCGGGAACGGGCCATGGAACTCCTGGAGTTCATCGGCCTCCAGGACAAGGCCGACCACCTCGCGCGCAACCTCCCCTACGGGGACCAGCGCAAGCTGGAAATCGCCCGCGCACTCGCCAGCGACCCCGGACTCCTCCTCCTGGACGAGCCCACCGCCGGCATGAACCCGCAGGAAACCCGCGTCACCGAAGAGCTCATCTTCGCCATCCGCGACCAGGGCATCGCCGTACTCGTCATCGAGCACGACATGCGCTTCATCTTCAACCTCTGCGACCGCGTCACCGTCCTCGTCCAGGGCGAAAAGCTCGTCGAGGGCACCTCCGACGTCGTCCAGAGCGACGAACGCGTCGTCGCCGCCTATCTCGGCACCCCCTTCGAAGGCGCCCCCGGCGCCGAAGAGCTCGCCGAGGTCGAAGCCGCCGAGGCAGTGGCCACCAAGACACCCGCGGCCACCACCGCACCCACCACCGACACCACCAGCACCGAGGAGGAGGACACCCGATGA
- a CDS encoding branched-chain amino acid ABC transporter permease, protein MTTNTTTPPAAAPIPMPASAARIATTAGAAVALVGTFLAWTWTDQFPGDLTVTGYPGGLQVLTLIGAALTLLLTLSGYGIRGLGWLTPGGTNSPVRLLALGTFGTTAYTIGAITYDLGGVVNLEPGAWVSGIGSLLAVIAAHGLPADQPLPDTGNAGSGWQRFRNGLAAPSARRAAPLPAWAEILTIVIAFGIGLFIFAYGIDTDYTELFIGFLITAAFAFTALNRAGLISRITALTSKHRNITLTAALVAAVCFPFTQQKEEYALIGANILIFATVALGLNVVVGLAGLLDLGYVAFLGVGAYAAALVSGSTMSAIGVEFPFWAAILTGAGASLVFGVLIGAPTLRLRGDYLAIVTLGFGEIFRLTVNNLNGNSGPDLTNGSQGIPSIPDLNLFGIDFGLKHDIGGFTLGRSANYYLLMLLFTAVVVLVFRRSGESRIGRAWVAIREDETAATAMGINAFRLKLLAFALGATLAGLAGTVQSHVNYTVTPEQYQFAGPVPPNSAFLLAAVILGGMGTLSGPLVGAALLYLIPAKLQFMQDYQLFLFGVALILLMRLRPEGLVADRRKQLEFHETDQLDVPEPRKSDDVDAGIAKAGA, encoded by the coding sequence ATGACCACCAACACCACCACGCCCCCCGCCGCCGCCCCGATCCCGATGCCCGCCTCCGCGGCCCGCATCGCGACCACGGCAGGCGCCGCCGTCGCCCTCGTCGGCACCTTCCTCGCCTGGACCTGGACCGACCAGTTCCCCGGCGACCTCACCGTCACCGGCTACCCCGGCGGCCTCCAGGTCCTCACCCTCATCGGCGCCGCACTCACCCTGCTCCTCACCCTCTCCGGGTACGGCATCCGCGGCCTCGGCTGGCTCACCCCCGGCGGCACCAACAGCCCCGTACGCCTCCTGGCACTCGGGACCTTCGGCACCACCGCCTACACCATCGGCGCCATCACCTACGACCTCGGCGGCGTCGTCAACCTCGAACCCGGCGCCTGGGTCAGCGGCATCGGCTCACTCCTCGCCGTCATCGCCGCCCACGGGCTCCCCGCCGACCAGCCCCTCCCCGACACCGGGAACGCGGGCTCCGGCTGGCAGCGCTTCCGCAACGGCCTCGCCGCACCCTCCGCCCGCCGCGCGGCACCCCTGCCCGCCTGGGCCGAGATCCTCACCATCGTCATAGCCTTCGGCATCGGCCTCTTCATCTTCGCCTACGGCATCGACACCGACTACACCGAACTCTTCATCGGCTTCCTCATCACCGCCGCCTTCGCCTTCACCGCGCTGAACCGCGCCGGACTCATCTCCCGCATCACCGCGCTGACCTCGAAGCACCGCAACATCACCCTCACCGCCGCACTCGTCGCAGCCGTCTGCTTCCCCTTCACGCAGCAGAAAGAGGAATACGCGCTCATCGGCGCCAACATCCTCATCTTCGCGACCGTCGCGCTCGGCCTGAACGTCGTCGTCGGCCTCGCCGGCCTCCTCGACCTCGGCTACGTCGCCTTCCTCGGCGTCGGCGCCTACGCCGCCGCCCTGGTCTCCGGCTCCACCATGTCGGCCATCGGCGTCGAATTCCCCTTCTGGGCCGCCATCCTCACCGGCGCCGGAGCCTCACTGGTCTTCGGCGTCCTCATCGGCGCCCCAACCCTGCGACTACGCGGCGACTACCTCGCCATCGTCACGCTCGGCTTCGGTGAAATCTTCCGCCTCACCGTGAACAACCTCAACGGCAACAGCGGACCCGACCTCACCAACGGCTCCCAGGGCATCCCGAGCATCCCCGACCTCAACCTCTTCGGAATCGACTTCGGGCTCAAGCACGACATCGGCGGCTTCACCCTCGGCAGGTCCGCCAACTACTACCTGCTGATGCTCCTGTTCACCGCCGTCGTCGTCCTCGTCTTCCGCCGCTCCGGGGAATCCCGCATCGGCCGCGCCTGGGTCGCCATCCGCGAGGACGAGACCGCCGCCACCGCCATGGGCATCAACGCCTTCCGGCTCAAGCTGCTCGCCTTCGCCCTCGGCGCCACCCTCGCCGGACTCGCCGGCACCGTGCAGTCACACGTCAACTACACGGTGACGCCCGAGCAGTATCAGTTCGCCGGCCCCGTACCGCCGAACTCCGCGTTCCTCCTCGCCGCCGTCATCCTCGGCGGCATGGGAACCCTCAGCGGACCCCTGGTCGGCGCGGCCCTGCTCTACCTCATCCCGGCCAAGCTCCAGTTCATGCAGGACTACCAGCTCTTCCTCTTCGGCGTCGCACTCATCCTCCTGATGCGCCTGCGCCCCGAAGGACTGGTCGCCGACCGCCGGAAGCAGCTCGAATTCCACGAGACCGACCAGCTCGACGTACCGGAGCCCCGGAAATCCGACGACGTCGACGCGGGCATCGCCAAGGCGGGGGCGTGA